A single window of Cytobacillus dafuensis DNA harbors:
- a CDS encoding LTA synthase family protein, whose protein sequence is MKNFKWSRISLLGIAIVLLWLKTYITYKTSFDIKIENWKQEFILFINPLSFLLFVFGISLFMKEKNQKRYILITSFLVSVVLFANVVFYRFFNDFLTIPVLFQTSNMSDLGSSVNELLKFTDIFYFADVIILALIVFSKPKFVIQRKFSKVDRRAYFLIAVAIAFFNLGLAETERPQLLTRTFDREMLVKNIGTYNYHLYDAFLQSKSSAQRALADGSELVDIDNYINANYKKPNDELFGIAKNKNVILISLESTQSFVINETVNGQEITPFLNDFIKESYYFDNFYHQTAQGKTSDSEFIVENSLYPLSRGAVFFTHSGNEYTATPDILGNNGYYTAALHANNKSFWNRDIMYQSLGYDRFYSLPDYEVTAENSVGWGLKDIDFFEQSVQHLKEMPQPFYAKFITLTNHFPFELDEEDRFIEPYTSNNKTVNNYFPTVRYQDEALKLFIERLKAEGLYDDSIIVLYGDHYGISENHNKAMGEFLGEEVTPYVSTQLQRVPFIIHIPGQKGETISTVSGQMDVKPTILHLLGINTKNNIDFGSDLFSEDKLEFTVLRDGSFITKNNIYTRETCYDKGTGEPTDNSACEPYIEKAKNELEYSDKIIYGDLLRFYEDEEFRNSKTFGNEIKFDSN, encoded by the coding sequence ATGAAGAATTTCAAATGGTCAAGGATTTCACTTTTAGGTATTGCAATAGTGCTCCTTTGGCTAAAAACGTACATTACGTACAAAACTAGCTTTGATATTAAAATTGAAAATTGGAAACAGGAGTTTATTTTATTTATAAACCCATTAAGCTTTTTGCTATTTGTTTTTGGAATAAGCTTATTTATGAAAGAAAAGAATCAAAAACGCTACATACTCATCACAAGCTTTCTCGTATCCGTCGTATTATTTGCAAATGTAGTCTTTTATAGGTTCTTTAATGATTTCTTAACGATTCCAGTTCTTTTTCAAACGAGTAATATGAGTGATTTAGGTAGTAGTGTAAATGAATTATTGAAATTCACTGATATTTTTTATTTTGCTGATGTTATAATTTTGGCGTTAATTGTATTTTCAAAGCCTAAATTCGTCATACAAAGGAAATTTTCTAAGGTGGATCGAAGAGCATACTTCCTTATTGCAGTCGCCATTGCCTTTTTTAATCTTGGATTAGCTGAAACTGAACGTCCACAGCTTCTTACTAGAACCTTTGACCGTGAAATGCTAGTTAAAAATATTGGGACATATAATTATCATCTTTATGATGCTTTTCTTCAATCTAAATCATCTGCCCAAAGGGCTTTGGCAGATGGCAGTGAGTTAGTTGATATTGATAACTATATCAATGCAAATTATAAAAAGCCGAATGATGAACTATTCGGAATTGCGAAGAATAAAAACGTCATTTTGATTTCATTAGAATCTACTCAGAGCTTTGTTATTAATGAAACGGTAAATGGCCAAGAAATAACGCCGTTTTTGAATGACTTTATTAAAGAAAGCTATTATTTTGATAATTTCTACCATCAAACTGCACAGGGAAAAACATCAGACTCAGAGTTTATTGTGGAAAATTCTCTTTATCCATTAAGTCGTGGGGCAGTTTTCTTTACACACTCTGGTAATGAATATACTGCAACACCTGATATTTTGGGGAATAATGGTTATTATACAGCTGCCTTACACGCCAATAACAAGAGCTTCTGGAATAGAGATATTATGTATCAATCATTAGGTTATGACCGATTCTATTCACTTCCTGATTATGAAGTAACTGCTGAAAATTCTGTTGGCTGGGGATTGAAGGACATTGATTTTTTTGAACAATCCGTTCAGCATTTGAAGGAAATGCCACAGCCATTTTATGCGAAATTTATTACTTTAACGAATCATTTTCCATTTGAGTTAGATGAAGAAGATCGATTTATTGAGCCGTATACTTCGAATAATAAAACGGTGAATAATTACTTCCCAACAGTTCGTTATCAAGATGAAGCTTTAAAGCTATTTATCGAACGATTAAAAGCAGAAGGCCTATATGATGATTCAATCATCGTACTTTATGGAGACCATTACGGTATTTCTGAAAACCATAACAAAGCAATGGGTGAATTTTTAGGAGAAGAAGTGACTCCTTATGTTAGTACTCAGCTTCAGAGAGTACCATTTATCATTCATATACCTGGACAAAAAGGTGAAACAATTTCAACTGTGTCTGGGCAAATGGATGTAAAGCCAACCATCCTTCATTTATTAGGAATTAATACGAAAAATAATATTGATTTTGGATCAGACTTATTCTCAGAGGACAAATTGGAGTTTACGGTTTTACGTGATGGAAGCTTTATTACAAAAAATAATATTTATACTCGTGAGACTTGTTACGATAAAGGAACAGGGGAACCTACAGATAACAGTGCATGTGAACCATATATTGAAAAAGCGAAAAATGAGCTAGAATACTCTGACAAGATTATTTATGGAGATCTCCTTCGGTTCTATGAAGATGAAGAGTTTAGA
- a CDS encoding YqgQ family protein, translated as MKTIYDIQQLLKRFGTIIYIGDRVADLELMEAEMKELYQSQLIETKDYQTAILLLRHEAKLLKEKG; from the coding sequence ATGAAAACAATTTACGATATTCAACAACTTCTAAAAAGGTTCGGAACAATCATCTATATTGGTGACAGGGTTGCAGATTTAGAGCTGATGGAGGCTGAAATGAAGGAGCTTTATCAATCACAGCTCATTGAAACAAAAGATTATCAAACTGCCATTTTATTATTAAGACATGAGGCTAAGCTTTTAAAAGAAAAAGGCTGA
- a CDS encoding rhomboid family protein produces the protein MKFQEEYVFWKLAHYFISVHEYRIVQLSEEHNELWLEKMENKEAQVIRLLRYNLDWSNWMQKDIELTAMNGERIRKQLLKGDMNVINLYVSSHPPVDEYAFRIEKPFVQQGNEKTKVKSIIFDRTHYGEGFHELGTIFKEAITFPIHDEGYTEQEVDSVKLAALSVASNRSKKEKSLFEYGKPFFTYMFIAIQIAMFLFLEWKGGSTDTSTLIKYGAKFNPLILEGEWWRFFTPIFLHIGLLHLFMNTLALYYLGTAVERIFGNIRFLFIYLTAGFCGSLASFIFSQNLSAGASGAIFGCFGALLYFGVIYPNLFFRTMGLNIMVVLGINLVFGFSMTGIDNAGHIGGLIGGFLATGIVHFPKQKKPWLQLLLLVITALTITGLLKFGFDEPERLLNEQSAIVMADSYLKSGEYEKVKNILHEYSNESSASADVYFLLSYAEIKTNDISKAKEHLHLAIKKRKDFHEAYYNLALIYLQEGNIEEAKKFAKQAVEIMPNQKEYKQLWERISEQTSS, from the coding sequence TTGAAATTTCAAGAGGAATATGTTTTTTGGAAGCTTGCGCATTATTTCATTTCTGTTCATGAATATCGAATTGTTCAATTATCGGAAGAGCATAATGAATTATGGCTTGAAAAAATGGAGAATAAAGAGGCACAGGTCATTAGACTGCTCCGTTATAATTTAGATTGGAGCAACTGGATGCAAAAAGATATTGAGCTTACCGCTATGAATGGTGAAAGAATTCGTAAGCAATTATTAAAAGGAGATATGAATGTCATTAATTTATACGTATCTTCTCATCCTCCAGTTGATGAATATGCATTTAGAATCGAGAAACCTTTTGTACAACAAGGTAATGAAAAAACAAAGGTTAAATCCATTATTTTCGATCGGACGCATTACGGAGAAGGCTTCCATGAACTCGGCACTATTTTCAAAGAAGCAATAACTTTTCCTATTCATGATGAAGGATATACAGAGCAAGAAGTAGACTCAGTTAAGCTTGCTGCACTATCAGTAGCATCTAATCGATCTAAGAAGGAAAAATCCCTATTTGAGTATGGAAAGCCGTTCTTTACATATATGTTTATTGCTATACAAATTGCCATGTTCCTCTTCTTGGAATGGAAGGGCGGAAGTACAGATACATCTACTTTAATAAAGTATGGTGCTAAGTTTAATCCGCTAATATTAGAAGGTGAATGGTGGCGTTTTTTTACACCGATTTTTCTCCATATTGGGTTGCTGCATTTATTCATGAATACTTTGGCGCTTTATTATTTAGGAACAGCCGTAGAGAGAATATTTGGCAATATAAGATTTCTTTTTATCTATTTAACCGCAGGGTTTTGTGGTTCATTAGCGAGTTTTATTTTTAGTCAAAATTTATCTGCGGGAGCAAGTGGAGCCATATTTGGATGTTTTGGAGCTTTGCTTTACTTTGGAGTCATCTATCCAAATCTTTTCTTTAGAACTATGGGCTTAAATATCATGGTTGTCCTCGGGATTAATCTTGTCTTCGGATTTTCTATGACTGGTATTGACAATGCTGGACATATTGGTGGGCTAATCGGTGGTTTTTTGGCTACAGGAATTGTACATTTTCCAAAGCAAAAAAAGCCATGGCTGCAGCTCTTATTATTAGTAATAACTGCTCTAACGATAACTGGATTATTGAAATTTGGATTTGATGAGCCTGAAAGATTACTGAATGAGCAATCTGCAATCGTAATGGCTGATAGCTATTTAAAGTCGGGAGAATATGAAAAAGTAAAAAACATCCTGCATGAATATTCTAATGAGAGCTCAGCTTCTGCAGATGTTTATTTTTTGCTTTCATATGCAGAAATCAAAACAAATGATATCTCAAAAGCAAAAGAGCATTTGCATCTAGCGATTAAGAAAAGGAAAGACTTTCATGAGGCATATTATAATTTAGCCCTTATTTATCTACAGGAGGGTAATATTGAGGAAGCTAAAAAATTTGCCAAACAGGCTGTTGAAATAATGCCTAATCAAAAGGAATATAAACAATTATGGGAACGGATTAGCGAACAGACTAGTTCATAA
- a CDS encoding DUF92 domain-containing protein, which yields MIEVIFLILFIGATSVCGYFLKLLTKSGSIAALIVGLTVGLSFGVEGLLLLGFFFASSSFWSKYKRKNKINIENRHEKGSRRDWMQVAANGGTAAFISLLNIFFPDSIWIYGFSISIAAANSDTWASEIGSLSKRSPIYIRSFKRIEAGTSGAVSVLGTFAAICGAFSIVILANYFFHFSIGEMAIIFAFGFFGNVIDTLLGAFIQAVYKCEICGTEVEALHHCGAKTTHKRGVLIMNNDFVNFLSGFLAAFLGLLFIH from the coding sequence ATGATTGAAGTTATTTTTCTTATTCTATTTATTGGAGCTACCTCAGTCTGTGGATATTTTCTTAAATTACTTACGAAATCAGGAAGTATTGCTGCACTCATCGTTGGACTCACTGTCGGTCTAAGTTTTGGGGTTGAAGGCTTGCTGTTGCTTGGTTTCTTTTTTGCAAGCTCTAGCTTTTGGTCTAAGTACAAGAGGAAAAATAAAATTAATATTGAGAACCGACACGAAAAAGGTTCCCGAAGAGATTGGATGCAGGTGGCAGCCAACGGAGGAACTGCTGCTTTTATCAGTCTATTAAATATTTTTTTTCCTGATTCAATCTGGATTTACGGCTTCTCCATTTCCATTGCAGCTGCTAACTCGGATACATGGGCTTCGGAAATTGGATCTTTAAGCAAACGGTCCCCAATATATATTCGCTCATTCAAACGGATTGAAGCTGGTACATCTGGGGCAGTGAGCGTACTTGGGACTTTTGCAGCTATTTGCGGGGCATTTTCAATTGTGATTTTAGCTAATTATTTTTTTCATTTTTCTATTGGAGAAATGGCAATCATTTTTGCTTTCGGTTTTTTTGGTAATGTAATTGATACGCTGCTGGGTGCTTTCATTCAGGCTGTATATAAATGTGAAATATGTGGGACTGAAGTAGAAGCGTTACATCATTGTGGTGCTAAAACAACCCATAAACGAGGCGTACTAATTATGAATAACGACTTTGTAAACTTTCTCTCTGGTTTTCTAGCTGCATTTCTTGGGCTGCTTTTCATTCATTGA
- a CDS encoding 5-formyltetrahydrofolate cyclo-ligase: MKNEKQFLRKEIMAKLDNIEKPQYEHFSYLIAKNLYQDSYWKESKTIGITISKQSEVDTYQIIRKAWEEGKQIVIPKCLPKLREMVFRTFCQFDQLECVYSGLFEPIEAETEEVSKSDIDLLIIPGLAFTEKGFRLGFGGGYYDRYLTEYKGRTVSLAFHPQIVSDLPIEYHDMPVNKIITPSKVLSVND; the protein is encoded by the coding sequence ATGAAAAATGAAAAACAGTTCCTGAGAAAGGAAATAATGGCCAAGCTTGATAATATAGAAAAACCTCAGTATGAACACTTTTCCTATTTAATTGCAAAAAATCTTTATCAAGATTCTTATTGGAAAGAGTCTAAGACGATAGGGATAACCATTTCTAAGCAATCAGAAGTTGATACATATCAAATTATTAGAAAGGCATGGGAAGAGGGAAAGCAAATCGTCATTCCTAAATGTCTGCCTAAGTTAAGAGAAATGGTCTTTCGTACATTTTGTCAATTTGATCAATTAGAATGCGTTTATTCGGGGTTATTCGAGCCAATTGAAGCTGAAACAGAAGAAGTTTCCAAAAGTGATATTGATTTGTTAATTATTCCTGGTCTTGCTTTTACCGAGAAAGGTTTTAGACTTGGTTTTGGAGGGGGCTATTATGACCGTTATCTAACAGAATATAAAGGCCGTACAGTTTCCCTTGCATTTCACCCTCAAATAGTTTCAGATTTGCCGATAGAGTATCATGATATGCCTGTTAATAAGATCATAACCCCGAGCAAGGTTTTGAGCGTAAATGATTGA
- the rpmG gene encoding 50S ribosomal protein L33, translated as MRVNITLACTECGDRNYISKKNKRNNPDRLELKKYCPREKRSTTHRETK; from the coding sequence ATGCGTGTGAATATTACGTTAGCTTGCACAGAATGCGGAGATCGTAACTATATTTCTAAAAAAAATAAACGAAACAATCCAGATCGTCTTGAGCTTAAAAAATACTGCCCAAGAGAAAAGCGTTCTACAACTCATCGTGAGACAAAATAA
- a CDS encoding glycosyltransferase: protein MEERIHVSLISKDILSVTWEVPDFIKSFIENYFEQLFTSLISAIRIYDVTCIIFDGSNAHYYFEAMTGESQKNWKFKNLKANRNYCVEVGIKLSENQFFPLLRSNTVRTWENQSALEDKNQIEEFPSSENDDSRENWNDFVSTYSYYGKSYPSFIYERGNFSHQIKKSFSITTFFLDEDKKRKKILLLTWEYPPNIIGGLSRHVHGLAGGLHKKGYEVYVITANSNQQMQEEFTDGIHIYRVKPLLEKDNDFLSWIGGLNLAMIQKAMELSKIHHFSLIHAHEWLVGACGITLQEFLAVPLVVTIHATEFGRNNGIYNGLQRFIHEKEQQLINQTEQLIVCSTYMKKELQQVFSMKKNKKIWTIPNGIEEKDLKEISDEVLSAIPIQKNKRLIFSVGRIVKEKGFDTLIEAAYKLRLAYPDLYFIIAGKGPMLKEYRNNVIEKNLQDVVFFIGFVTDEQKNALFSKCTMAVFPSRYEPFGIVAIESLSKGIPTIASNTGGLKEIIQHEVNGLLMEAGNSDSLIEQTIFYLENESKALKIGSNGRKMVESEFSWERIANETNNVYKEAFINNKGKTSSASMDVNPI, encoded by the coding sequence ATGGAAGAAAGAATACATGTAAGTTTAATATCAAAGGATATATTATCTGTTACTTGGGAAGTTCCAGATTTTATAAAAAGCTTTATTGAAAATTATTTTGAACAACTATTCACATCATTAATAAGCGCAATCAGAATCTATGATGTTACATGTATTATTTTTGATGGAAGTAATGCTCATTATTATTTTGAGGCAATGACCGGGGAAAGCCAAAAAAATTGGAAATTTAAAAATCTAAAGGCAAATCGTAATTACTGTGTTGAAGTAGGGATTAAGCTTTCAGAAAATCAATTCTTCCCATTACTACGATCCAATACTGTCCGAACTTGGGAGAACCAGTCAGCCTTAGAGGATAAAAATCAAATTGAAGAATTTCCTTCGTCTGAAAACGATGACTCTAGAGAGAATTGGAACGATTTCGTGAGCACTTATTCTTATTATGGGAAGAGTTATCCTTCCTTCATCTATGAGAGAGGAAACTTCTCGCATCAAATAAAAAAATCATTTTCTATAACGACTTTTTTTCTAGATGAAGATAAAAAACGAAAAAAGATTCTTTTATTGACTTGGGAGTACCCACCAAACATTATTGGGGGTTTATCAAGGCATGTACATGGCCTTGCAGGAGGTTTACATAAAAAAGGCTATGAAGTATATGTGATCACTGCTAATTCAAATCAGCAGATGCAGGAAGAATTTACTGATGGAATCCATATTTATCGAGTTAAGCCATTACTTGAAAAAGACAATGATTTTCTAAGCTGGATTGGCGGGCTTAATTTAGCGATGATTCAAAAGGCAATGGAATTATCTAAAATCCATCATTTTTCCTTAATCCATGCGCATGAATGGCTTGTGGGAGCTTGTGGAATTACTCTGCAGGAATTCTTAGCAGTCCCCTTAGTTGTAACCATACATGCAACTGAGTTTGGTCGAAACAACGGAATTTACAATGGGCTTCAAAGGTTTATTCATGAAAAGGAACAACAATTGATTAATCAAACGGAACAGCTAATTGTCTGCAGTACCTACATGAAAAAAGAGCTTCAACAAGTATTTTCAATGAAGAAAAATAAGAAGATATGGACGATACCAAATGGAATTGAAGAAAAAGATCTTAAAGAAATATCTGACGAAGTCTTATCAGCAATCCCTATACAAAAAAATAAGCGCCTTATTTTTTCCGTTGGTCGTATTGTTAAGGAAAAGGGCTTTGATACATTAATTGAAGCAGCATATAAGTTGCGCCTTGCCTATCCAGATTTGTATTTTATTATTGCTGGTAAAGGACCAATGCTAAAAGAATACAGAAATAATGTGATTGAGAAAAATCTTCAGGATGTTGTCTTCTTTATTGGCTTTGTCACAGATGAACAAAAAAACGCGCTTTTTTCTAAGTGTACCATGGCAGTTTTTCCAAGTCGCTATGAGCCCTTTGGGATTGTAGCAATTGAGTCATTGAGTAAAGGTATTCCAACTATTGCCTCAAATACAGGAGGCTTGAAAGAAATAATACAGCATGAAGTAAATGGATTATTAATGGAAGCGGGTAACTCCGATAGTTTGATTGAACAGACAATTTTCTATTTAGAAAATGAATCTAAGGCTCTTAAAATAGGAAGTAATGGAAGGAAAATGGTCGAGAGCGAATTTAGTTGGGAAAGAATTGCAAACGAAACAAATAATGTTTATAAAGAAGCGTTTATAAATAATAAGGGAAAAACATCATCTGCTTCTATGGATGTTAATCCAATATGA
- a CDS encoding MltG/YceG/YrrL family protein, with translation MNKRSIRAFAFGILITVCILGSFYYFSEDGKKEQINIEKAEALLNESGFIVVEKQKYSEMENTITKLTKKEAEKPQKKEVVNKPKDMEPTTSFTIEIVSGMVSHDISSILEEKKLIDDADRFETYLEEYGYSKKIQLGTFEVKKGMSYKEIANIITKS, from the coding sequence ATGAACAAAAGGAGCATCCGTGCGTTTGCATTCGGAATTCTGATTACCGTATGTATACTAGGTTCATTTTATTATTTTAGTGAGGATGGAAAAAAGGAACAAATAAATATTGAAAAAGCAGAAGCATTATTAAATGAAAGCGGATTTATTGTGGTAGAAAAGCAAAAGTATAGTGAAATGGAAAATACCATAACAAAATTAACAAAAAAGGAAGCCGAAAAACCACAAAAAAAAGAAGTGGTCAATAAGCCAAAAGATATGGAACCAACCACATCTTTCACAATTGAAATTGTTAGTGGCATGGTTTCACATGACATTTCTTCTATTCTAGAGGAGAAAAAATTGATTGATGATGCAGACCGTTTTGAAACATATCTAGAAGAATACGGGTATAGCAAAAAAATTCAGCTTGGAACCTTTGAAGTAAAAAAAGGAATGAGCTACAAGGAAATTGCTAATATCATTACAAAAAGCTAA
- the phoU gene encoding phosphate signaling complex protein PhoU has product MPVRGKFDVDLKELQGKLLELGNFAESALSKSIEALETQNIEMALEIIDEDSNANLMYEDINDFAILLIAKQQPVAIDLRRIIVAIKIAANIERIADFAVNIAKSTIRIGSEPLVKPIVHIKEMHQITLEMLKLSLEAFNDEDIIKAKKLADMDDTVDDLYGQTIRDLMQINLQKPEYLPQILQLSFICRFLERAADHITNIAESILYLVKGRQYDLNK; this is encoded by the coding sequence ATGCCAGTACGTGGAAAATTTGATGTAGATTTAAAAGAATTACAAGGAAAATTGCTGGAACTTGGAAATTTTGCAGAGTCTGCTCTTTCCAAATCAATTGAAGCACTAGAAACACAAAATATTGAAATGGCTCTTGAAATTATCGATGAGGATTCTAACGCAAATCTTATGTATGAAGACATTAATGATTTTGCCATTTTATTAATTGCAAAGCAACAGCCAGTAGCCATTGATCTCCGTCGTATCATTGTTGCGATTAAAATTGCGGCTAATATTGAAAGAATTGCTGATTTTGCAGTAAATATTGCAAAATCGACGATTAGAATTGGTTCTGAGCCGCTTGTTAAGCCGATTGTTCATATAAAAGAAATGCATCAAATTACGTTAGAAATGCTTAAACTATCATTAGAGGCATTTAATGATGAAGATATTATTAAAGCAAAAAAGCTAGCTGATATGGATGACACGGTAGATGATTTATACGGTCAAACAATTAGAGATTTAATGCAAATCAACTTACAGAAGCCAGAATATTTGCCTCAAATTTTACAGTTATCATTTATCTGCCGTTTTCTTGAAAGAGCAGCGGACCATATAACTAATATTGCTGAAAGTATTTTATATCTTGTCAAAGGGCGACAATACGATTTGAATAAATAA
- the pstB gene encoding phosphate ABC transporter ATP-binding protein PstB, giving the protein MENKSIVYKTDQLNLWYGENHALKNINLDIYENEVTAIIGPSGCGKSTYIKTLNRMIELVPGVKTSGEIAYRGRNIFDRSYGVEELRTKVGMVFQKPNPFPKTIYENVAYGPKIHGIRDKKILDQIVEKSLKGAAIWDEVKDRLNQNAYGLSGGQQQRLCIARCLAIEPDVILMDEPTSALDPISTLKVEELVQELKKEFSIIIVTHNMQQAARISDKTAFFLNGEVIEFTDTNKIFSMPSDKRTEDYITGRFG; this is encoded by the coding sequence ATGGAAAATAAAAGTATTGTCTATAAAACAGACCAGCTTAATTTATGGTACGGAGAAAATCATGCGCTAAAAAATATTAATTTAGATATTTATGAGAACGAAGTCACTGCTATTATTGGACCATCAGGCTGTGGGAAATCGACTTATATTAAAACTTTAAATCGCATGATTGAATTAGTCCCTGGTGTGAAAACATCAGGTGAAATTGCCTATCGAGGCCGAAATATTTTTGATCGCTCATACGGTGTAGAAGAGCTGCGCACAAAGGTTGGAATGGTATTCCAAAAGCCAAATCCTTTTCCTAAAACGATTTATGAAAACGTAGCATACGGTCCAAAAATTCATGGGATCCGCGACAAAAAGATTCTTGATCAAATCGTTGAGAAAAGTTTAAAAGGTGCTGCCATTTGGGATGAGGTTAAGGATAGATTGAATCAAAATGCTTATGGGCTTTCAGGCGGTCAGCAGCAGCGTCTTTGCATTGCGAGATGTCTTGCCATTGAACCAGATGTTATCTTAATGGATGAACCAACATCAGCTCTAGATCCGATTTCAACCTTAAAAGTAGAAGAACTCGTACAAGAATTAAAAAAGGAATTCAGTATTATTATTGTTACTCATAATATGCAGCAAGCAGCTCGAATCTCTGATAAAACAGCTTTCTTCCTGAATGGAGAGGTTATTGAATTCACTGATACGAATAAAATTTTCTCAATGCCATCTGATAAGCGAACAGAAGACTATATCACAGGTAGATTCGGTTAA
- the pstA gene encoding phosphate ABC transporter permease PstA, producing the protein MKLINHTSVVKHMKPRLVINILFKSLFFAATLFGLLVLGILLYRIFTQGIDYLDMQFLQSLPSRKPEQAGVKTALIGTIWLMAVVTPISLFLGVGTAIYLEEYAKKNRFTSFIQVNISNLAGVPSIVFGLLGLTVFVRALSLGTSVLAAGLTMSLLVLPIIIVASQEAIRSVPKELREASFGMGATKWQTIVHVVLPAAIPGILTGGILALSRAIGETAPLVVLGLPLFLAFLPKSVFDMFTVLPMQIYNWTGRPQAEFQSLAAAGIIVLLVMLIIMNSIAVLIRNKYQKRF; encoded by the coding sequence ATGAAACTAATTAACCACACATCGGTTGTTAAACATATGAAACCTAGACTAGTCATAAACATTCTTTTTAAATCTTTGTTTTTTGCAGCTACTTTGTTTGGTTTGCTAGTTTTAGGAATTTTACTTTATCGGATATTCACTCAAGGAATCGATTATCTTGATATGCAGTTTCTCCAAAGCCTACCTTCACGTAAGCCAGAACAGGCTGGGGTTAAAACTGCTTTGATTGGAACAATTTGGTTAATGGCGGTAGTGACGCCTATTTCCTTATTTTTAGGTGTTGGAACTGCCATATATTTAGAAGAATATGCGAAGAAAAACCGCTTTACAAGTTTTATTCAAGTGAATATTTCAAATCTAGCAGGTGTTCCGTCAATCGTCTTTGGTTTATTGGGACTAACTGTTTTCGTTCGTGCTCTTTCACTCGGAACGAGCGTCTTAGCAGCCGGTTTGACAATGAGCTTATTAGTTCTTCCAATTATTATTGTTGCTTCACAGGAAGCGATAAGATCTGTTCCAAAAGAATTAAGAGAGGCTTCTTTTGGGATGGGAGCAACAAAATGGCAAACTATTGTTCATGTTGTCTTACCTGCAGCAATTCCAGGTATATTAACAGGCGGGATTCTAGCGTTATCAAGAGCAATAGGAGAAACGGCTCCTTTAGTAGTGCTTGGTCTTCCGTTATTCTTAGCATTCTTGCCAAAATCAGTTTTTGATATGTTTACTGTATTGCCAATGCAAATATACAACTGGACTGGAAGGCCGCAAGCAGAATTTCAATCTTTAGCAGCTGCTGGAATTATCGTGCTACTTGTCATGTTAATTATTATGAATTCTATAGCTGTTTTAATTCGAAACAAATATCAAAAAAGATTTTAG